The genomic DNA CCCTGCAAATAATTCCAGCGTCCGCTTCCGCACTTCGGCCAGGCGATCCACATAAAAAGCAGCCTCATTTCCGTCGATTCCCATAAGATCAATCCCGGATTCCAGCCGGCTCCATTCTTCATCGGTCAAATCCCTTTCACCGAACGTCATGATCTGAAAGGCTTCTTCCACACTGGCCATGTGCAAGAGGAGCATGCCGATGGAATTGTCGCAGCCTTCGACCTTTGTATCGAGCTGCTGCAGTGTCAAACCTTCCACTTCCCGAAGCGTAGTGTACCTTGTGTATTCCATCATGGAAATCAGCCTGCCGACCTCTGGCCCGAACGGTTCAACCGTTTCAATGAAGAATTTTCTTTCATCCATACTCCAATCACCCCTTTCTATTTCCCTAAAAATCCGCCTTCCGAGCGGAGGACCTGTCCTGTCACCCATCTGGAATCCTCGGAAGCAAGGAAGCGGATCAGGCGCGCAGCATCCTCCGGTGTACCGATGCGGCCGGACGGAAAGAGAGGGAGGAGATTCTCCCTGATCTCATCCGTGATCCATCCTGAATCGGTCGGACCGGGATCAACGCTGTTCACCGTGATGCCCACCGGGGCAAGTGCTGTAGCCAGGGGCTCCGTTATGGCCGTAAGCATCCCCTTGGTAGCCGTATAGGCAAGATTATGCGGGTCCGGGCCTTTGGACACCATGAATACGATGCGCCCGTCCTCTGCTCCGGCATAGACTTCTTCGAAACGCCTGGCAAACTCCACCGACAGCATGATCGTCCCCCGGTTGTTCACCTGATAATGCATGTCTAGCGTCTCCATCCTCATCGTCCTGAAATCAGTCGGCGACTCATAGGTCGCATTATTGATCAGCACACGTGGCAACCCCAGGCTCTGTGTGGCCGTTTGCAAAATGAGCGCCGGTGCATCCTGCCTGCTCAGATCCGCTTCCATATGAGCGGTGCGGACTCCAAGGCCCTCCAATTCCTTTGCAAAGACAGAAGGGAAGCCCTCTTCTTTACCGCATCCATCTTCTCCGTCATATGTACCCCAATGCGTAAAGAAGATGTCCATTCCATCCCGGGCAAGGATCCGGCAGATGGCTGCCCCTATTCCTTTATCGCGGCTCACCCCGGTGACGAGGGCAATCGATGATGATTCCTTCATATCTACCCCTCCTTTTCAATACTACCCTAGCAGATGCGTATGAGATCACGGACGCCTCTCATCTACCTGAATTTCCGAAAATTACGACAGGTGTCCATTTTATCATAATGACGCACTTCCGGGTGTAAAAAACAGGAATCTCCCTTTGCACAAAAAAAGCAGATCATCGCTGACCTGCTCCCCATCAATTGATATCGCCCACATACACCCCGGAGCGATGGCCTTTTATGTATTCTCCCAGCGCTTTTGGATAAATCCGTAGACCGTCCCACTCATCGAGCTTGACCCATTCGATCCCCACTTGATGGCTGTCCGGATTCGTCGGCTCGTACCCCTCTTCACCGAGGAGATGACATTCAAAGTAGAACTCAACCTGTTGAAATCCGGCGTCGAAGGAATGCTCATGGTTTTTTCCGATATATTCCCTCACATGCTTCAAAGGACCGACCCTTACGATGCTCCCGATCTCCTCTTGGCATTCGCGGACGACGGCTTCTTCCAGTGTTTCGCCTTTTTCCTGTCCCCCACCGGGGAATAGATAGAAGAACCCTTCATCATCCCGATTTTTCGTCAGCAGGACCGCCCCTTCCTTCATGATCAGGGCTTTTGCTGAATTGCGTATGCTCATTTTGCCATCCCTCTTCCCATTTAATCCATGATGATTTCATTGTGTAACGTGATTTCCTTCATCCGCCTCTGATCCAGTTCCACCCCGATGCCCGCCCCGTTTTTCCGCGGGATCCTTCCGTGTTGCACCGTGATCGGTTCTGTAATCAGATCCTGTTCCCAGTAGGTGGCCGAGGAGGAGAGATCGCCGGGCAGATTGAACCCTTCAAGGGTGGACAAAACGATGTTGTGGGCACGGGAGACGCCGAACTCGATCATCCCTCCGCACCAGACGGAAAGCCCGCTATCACGGCATTGATGATAAATATCAAGTGCCTGGGAATATCCCCCTACCCGTCCAAGCTTGATGTTCACGACGCCGCATGCCTGCAAAGCGATTGCGCTTCTCATATCGTGCGGGGAGACGATGCTTTCATCAAGGCAGACGGGCGTGGAAAGCTCCTTCTGAAGCATCGAATGCTCGACGATGTCATCGACGCCAAGAGGCTGTTCGATCATCAGGAGACCGTAACGATCAAGCTTTTTCAAACGTGGAAGATCATCAAGGGTGTAGGCGGAATTGGCATCTGCCATGAGGGGAAGAGCCGGAAATGTCCTGCGCAGTTCCCTGACGATCTCTTCGTCTTTCCCCGGGGAGACCTTGATCTTGATCCTTTCGTATCCTTCCCCCATCAGCTCAGATGTTCTACGGACCATCTCTCCCATGTTCCCTGCAGGCACAACGGCTCCAGCGAGCACTTCCTGCCTCGTGCCTCCGATCACGGCCCAGAGGGGCTGTCCGGACTGACGGGCATAGAGGTCCCAGATGGCCATTTCAAGGGATGCTTTTGCCATGGCATTTCCCCGGACCCCGCTGAATAACCGGCCGCACTCTTCAGGATGGCGTAGGTCCGCTTTCAATAAGAGGGGGATCAGGACATCCTTCAGGATATGATAGGCCCCCTTGACCGTTTCTTCCGTATACCACGGGGTCGAGAAGGCCACGCATTCACCAAGCCCTGTAATCCCTTCTGAATCCACTGCTTCGATGATGATCCCTTCTCTTTCTGCTACCGTCTGCAGATGGGTCGTAAACGGCTTTTTAAGCGGCATGCTGACAACGGATAGTGCAATGGATTTAAGCTTCATCGTAGATCCCCTTCAGCATATTTTCTTTGAGCACCCTTCTAAGGAGCTTATTGGAAGCATTGCGGGGCAGCTCCCCGACAAATACGATCCGTTTTGGACATTTATAGGAAGCGAGGGCAGCTTTGCATCCCTTCATGACCTCCTCTTCAGTCATGGGACGGTCCGTCACAAGGAAAGCACATGGAACCTGCCCCCACACTGGATCATCCATGCCGATGACGCCTGCTTCCGTGACACCCGGGATACCCAGCAGGACACTCTCGACTTCAGCCGGATACACATTCTCCCCACCGGAAATGATCAGGTCCGATCTTCTGTCAAGAACATAAAGGAACCCCTCTTCATCCACATAGCCGATATCCCCTGTGAAGAGCCATCCATCTTCAAAGCTTTTTTCATTTGCTTCAGGGCGCTCATGATACCCCATTGTCACATTCGGACCCTTGACCATGATTTCTCCCTCTTCCAGCGGTGCTGACGCTCCCTTGATCTTCAGCTGGGACGGGAAAAGGGGTTTTCCGGCAGAACCAAGCTTTGAAAGGCTGTACTCCGGTGAAAGGGTGACGATCTGAGAAGAGGTTTCGGTCATCCCGTATGATTGGAACACCGGAACTCCTTTGTTCTTGCATGCCTGCAGAAGGGGAAGCGGAGCCGGGCCGCCTCCTAAGAGCACGCAGCGGAGATTTTCATGATACCCCTCCCCGATCCTTCCCATGAGGCGCTGGAGCATATTCGTGACGACCGAGATAATCGTCACACGGCCGGATTTCAGTTCCAGGTCGATGGCATCCTCGTCGAATGACGCGTGAAGTCTGACCTCCATGCCATAGATGATGCTCCTCATGAGGATCGAGAAACCGCTGATATGGAAGAGCGGGACGGCACAGAGCCATACATCTTTCTCACTGGTGCCAAGATTCAAGGAGGAACCGATGGCACTCCACCAGTGGTTCCCATACGTCTGCAGGACCCCTTTTGGCGAACCGGTTGTCCCCGATGTATACATCACCGTGCAGGTGTCATCAAGATTTGTATGGTCCCTCGGAGCATAGGGGCGCTTGTCTCCCGTAAACAGGAAGGAAAGACCGATGCCCTCCACCTCGAGGGTGCCCGCCTTCTCTGCAAAGTCCTCGTCATGGATGACGTGTGTGAGGGCCATATCCCGTACTTGGAAGGTCAATTCTCCAGCGCCGAGCCGGTGATTCAGCATCACGGCAGCCATACCGAGCTGCTGCACGGCGTGGACCGCAATGATGGATTCAATGCGGTTTTTGATCATGAGGCCGATGAAGGCAGGCTTCGTGCCGTCCAACAACCGATTCAGGCGCTGAGCCGCCTCCTCTGCCGCATGATCGAGCTCACGGAAAGTGAGGCTGCGTTCACCAGAGCTCACGGCGGTGCGGTCCGGCGTCAAAAAGGCCCGCTGCTTCAGCCAATTGGGCAGCATTTCTGTGGTCATGGTACATTCTCCATTCTGTTGATTGTTCAGTAAGAAAAAAACCTGACAGATCCAAAGATCCGCCAGGCAAGTCCCATTAAGGGAAACGAGGGAATTGACCGAAGTCCGGATTGCGTTTTTCCTTGAACGCATCGCGTCCTTCTTTCGCTTCATCCGTTGTGTAATAAAGGAGTGTTGCATCTCCAGCCAGCTGTTGAAGACCTGCAAGCCCATCCGTGTCGGCATTGAATGATGCCTTCAGGAAGCGAAGGGCCGTCGGGCTCTTTTCGAGCATTTCAGAAGCCCATTGCACGGTTTCCTCTTCCAATTTCTCATAAGGTACTACTGTGTTCACAAGGCCCATATCCAATGCTTCCTGAGCGTTGTATTGACGGCATAGGAACCAAATTTCCTTCGCTTTCTTGTGTCCGATGATGCGGGCAAGATACCCGGCACCGTAGCCTGCATCGAAGCTTCCCACTTTCGGTCCTGTTTGACCGAAGATGGCATTGTCCGCTGCAATCGTGATATCACAGACCACGTGAAGAACGTGTCCACCTCCGATGGCATAACCGGCAACCATCGCGATGACTGGTTTCGGGATCACTCGGATCAAACGCTGAAGGTCAAGGACATTCAAACGAGGGATTTCATCCTCGCCTACATATCCACCATGTCCGCGTACGCGCTGATCTCCGCCTGAACAGAATGCTTTTTCACCTGCACCCGTAAGAACAATCACGCCTACTTTGGAATCGTCACGAGCATAAGCAAATGCATCGATCAATTCAGTTACTGTTTTCGGACGGAAGGCATTGCGCACTTCCGGACGATTGATGGTGATCTTCGCGATCCCATTATACGTTTCGTACAAAATATCTTCGTAGTTTCGTTCTGAAACCCAATCAAAAGCCATTTGTATTTCCTCCTTTATGTAGTAAATCCTCTATCATTGTACCAAACTTTTGCGGTTCTTCCACATGAATTGCATGCCCGTACCCCGAAAATGATGTGATGGTGAATCGGGGATTGCGTTCTTTCATTCGCTTGGCGATGCCGACGAACTTCTCATCGAGCTCCCCTACCAGAAGATCGACGGGGATTTCCATGGCGGACAAGTGATCCCACCAGCTTGGCTGTGCCCCCGTCCCCATCCCTCTCAGACTGTTGGCAATACCGATGGGACGTTGTCCGAGTCGGCCCTGGCGGATTTCTGCCTGAACGGTGGCAGGCAGGCGTTTTTGCGTTTCGAACAACGGAATCTCTTCCCAAAAGTTCACGAACTCTTCCATTCCGTGCTCGAGGATCCGCTCAGCCAGGGCTTCATCCTTCACCCGTCTGGCGTCCCGCTCCTCTTCAGTCAACAACCCGGGCGACGCACTCTCGAGGATGAGATGCGATACGAGGTGTGGGCGGGTGATGGCAAGTTGAAGGGCCACCCTCCCTCCCATGGAATAACCGACAAAGGTTGCCTCTCCGATCCCGCACCGGGCAAGTATGGCCTCGACGTCCTCCACTGCATGCGCCATCTGATACCTCTCAGCATCTTCAGGAGCATCCGTCCTGCCATGCCCGATAAGGTCGATCGATATACAGGTGAAGCGGTGTGTCAGGCGATCTACGACTTCGTTCCACGAGGATGTATCCCCTGTGAATCCATGGAGGAAGACAACGGGAGGGCCTTCCCCTTTAATATTTACAAAGTAGTCGATCTCATTCACCTTCATGAAGGTTGCCCGCCCTGTATTTCCCGGGAAACAAATTCCCACATTTTACGATGATTCTCTACATTTTTCTGGCGGTCCGCCAACACTTCAATGATCTTAAGACCCTTCATCCCCTCTGCCTGCCGAAGCGCCTGAAGGAAGTCGGATTCTGTCTTCACAAGGGAGTAATCCGCTCCATACATGGCAGCGACATGGGAGAACTCAAGATCCATAGGTGTACCGAAGAGCTCTTCGAAATAAGCACCTTCCTTTGCCTGAGGCAAGTAGGAGAAGATGCCACCGCCGTTATTGTTCATGACGATCACAGTCAAATCCAATCCATACTTTCTTCCAGCGAGCAACCCGTTCATATCATGGAAGAATGCAAGATCTCCGATGAGCAGATAGGTAGAAGGTGACTGCGTGCTCATGCCAAGGGCCGTCGAGACGACACCGTCGATCCCATTGGCACCCCTGTTGGCGTGGATGGAGATGGAACGATCATTCGAAAAGAAGAAGGTATCCACATCCCGGATCGGCATGCTGTTGCTGACAAAAACGGATGATTGTTCCGGAATGGTTTCCAGGAGGCACTTGACGGCCTTCCCTTCATCCCATTCCCCGATCACATCTTGCATCAGGTTCTTCGTTCTTTCATTGAGACTGATCCACTTCTCCATCCAGTCCCGTGTCCCTGATTCCCCTGCAAAACGATGACAGAAGTGACGTTCATGGGCATACACATAGTGGGTGCCCCTGCCCGTAGGATCCTGCCACTCTTCTCCACGTGTAATGACGAATTGCGGCACTTCCTCCAGCCCTTTCAAGAATAGCATGAGGGGCTTGGACACGGCCATGGCACCGAAACGGATGATCAGGTCAGGTTTCAAGTCCTCCCCGACCGCCCCGGCTTTCAGGAACGTGTCATACGCATCGATGATACCGTCTGTCCCATGTTTTCCGCTCCTCATATTCGATAGCGGGTCGGCAAGGATCGGGAATCCCTTTGCTCTTCCAAAGTCGGCGACCGCCTGAATGCCGTCCGGACTCATACCCGGTCCGCAAATGATGATGCCTCGGCTCCGTTCACTCAAGATCTTCTCCAGCTCATCCGCCTGGTCAGGAGCGAGCGTCCGCTCACCCTGATAGACGCGTTTTGCCGTACCTTCTTGAAAAAGATCCTCCCGCAGGTCGGGAATGAGCGGCTCCCTGAGCGGGAAGTTGAAATGCACCGGTCCGTTCGGTTCCCCGATGGACATACCGAGTCCCCTGACTGCCGCTGAGCGGGCATACCGCAAAATCTCTTGCCCTGACTCAGGGAGGGCCATATCGACTGCCCACTTGACATGCTTTCCATACAGGTCCAGCTGGTCGATCGCCTGAGGCGCTCCGACCTCCCTCAGCTCATGAGGACGGTCTGCCGTCAGGACAAGGAGCGGTACCTTGGCATACCGCGCTTCAATGACGGCCGGATAATAATTCGCCGCTGCGGTTCCAGACGTACAGACAAGGATGACCGGCTTCCGCTTTGCCTTGGCGATGCCGAGGGCAAAGAATGCGGCGGAGCGCTCGTCCACGTTCACATACGTATTGATGCGCGGATGATGGGTGAGCAATAACGCCAAAGGAGTAGAACGGGAGCCGGGGCTGATGACGGCTTCGTCTACTCCGTTACTGGACAATTCGTCTATGAATGCTGCCAGATAATCGGTCAAGTGCTGCTGATGTTCACTCATATCAGATTCCCTCCTAATGCCCGTTGCATCGGACGGAATTTCATTTGTGTTTCCTTAAATTCGCTGTCTGGATCAGAATGGGCGACGATCCCGCAGCCTGCATAAATGAATGCATGATCGCCCTTCAGGAGTCCTGATCGCAGAGCGACGGCGTATTCACCGTTCCCGTATGCATCCATCCATCCGATTGGACCCGCATAGAGACCCCTGTCCATCTGCTCTTCTTCACGTATTACCTGCATGGCTTCTTTACGAGGTACACCTCCAAGGGCCGGAGTCGGGTGCAGCTTCTCCACTAGCGTCAGGATCGACAGACCGGATGGTGCCGTTCCCTTGACCGGGGTGTACAGATGTTGGATATCCTTCAGCTTCATGAGCTGAGGCTCATCTGGAATGGATAGCCGTTCACAGTCGGAGGACAGTGCCTGACGGATCGTATCGACCACGAGCTGGTGCTCATACCGGTTTTTATCGTCCTCCAGGAGTTCCCTTCCAAGACGCTCGTCTTCTTCAAGGTCGCTCCCCCTTGCAATCGATCCTGCCAGACAGGTGGAGAGGATTTCTTCTCCGTCCTTTTTCACAAGACGCTCCGGAGTGGCTCCGATAAAACAGCTTCCTTCCTGCTCAAAACTGAAGATGAAGCTGTCGGGTTGTTGCTTCCAAAGATTATCAAGCACATAGTCGGACGTGACCTCGTCGCTGAACGACACCTTGGTTTTCCTTGCAAGGACGACCTTTTCCATCTCACCATTCTTCAAGCGGTCGACCACATTGCGGACGGACTGCTTCCATTCATGCGCACGAATATCCTCTGCTGACATGTCCCCTGGATCCATCTGGCTCGCCGGCTCAGACGCCATCTTCAGCAGCAGGTCTTTTTCCTTGAGGCAATGCTGCAGGGATGGGCCGCTTCCATCCGGGCGGCACACGATATTGACCGTCAGATAGTTAGCTTCTCCTGCCTTGGTAATCATATATCTTGGGATGCGGAGTGTCCCTTCATCAAATCCCGTCCATTCTGCAGAAGCAGGATTGGCGGAATCGAAACGGAAGCCTCCGAATGCGAGGGGGCCAGTTCCCGGCCACTCTTCCCTCGATACGACGACCGCGTCGGATATGAAGCGCTTCCACTCTTTCTCGATGGCAAAAAAGCGCTCTCCTTCTTTCAATGATGACGAGATATCATATGAAGAGCCTGCCCCTATGAGGGAGATCGTCTGATCGCGATCCTTCCATAAAAAGCGCTCTCCTTTAAAAACCCTGCCGCCGGCATGATAGAAGGAAAGTGGATCCATTGCCCCTGTCTCTTCCACCATACTGAACAGCACGGGATGATTGATTTGTTGAGCCTTCAATAAGGCTGCATCGTATGCTTGATCTATATTGGTCTTCTGGATTGTAACCAATTGAATTCCTCCAGACAATCACTTACAGTTTTCAATTCCATTACAAGATACACCTGAGTATAGGGTGTGTCAACGAAGTCATGGATATGAATCATTATTTATCCCTATTATATAATAAACCCTTTTTCCCCTTTTGAGAAACCAAAAGCGTTATAAAACCTGATGATGGGTGGAGAAAAGGCCTATTCCCCGCACACTACATGAAGGATTCATGTTTTAACAGACCGTGTTTCGGTTAAAGTATGAGTACGATGATGAACAAATCGAACTTTATGAAGGACGTGACATATATGCTTTCGACAAAGGAAAAGAAACAGCTCAAGGATGAATTGATGGATCAGAAGAATCACATCCAGGGTCAGTTGGATGACAGGGAAGAAAATCCCGCAAACACGGGTGATAACGAAAATGGAGGGGAGCTTTCCCTCTATGATAACCACCCTGCGGATATGGGCTCTGAACTATATGAGCGGGAAAAGGATTTTGCACTGGATGAACACTCGAAATCAGAACTGAATAAAATCAACGATGCCCTGAAAGCGATGGATGAAGGCTCTTACGGAACATGCAAAGAATGCGGTGAAGAAATTCCATTCGAACGCCTTGAAGCCATACCGACGACGCTTTACTGCAAAGACCATGCAAGCGCACAGTCGGTCGTCGATGACCGACCTGCAGAAGAAGATATTCTTCAGCCACCTGTAAATGGGGAATTCCGCCATGAAACCGGACAGCTGGTGCGTGATACAGAGGATAGCTTCCAGGAGGTCGGCCGATTCGGTACGTCGGAAACCCCATCGGACTTCCAAGGCGATCACGATGATTATTCCGATCTTTATGAAGACGATGACGAGACGGAAGGGTTCACAGAAGATATGGAATCCTTCGTCGGGACCGATATGGACGGGAAGAACACGAAGGCCTATCCATCCAAGTCACATGAAGAGTATGAGGATATGCTCGATGAGAATGACATGGAGTCGACCATCGGGGACATCCCGTATAAAGAACGCGACAGCTACGTATCAGATAAAAAGAAATCATAAGGCCCCACAACAAAACGCCCGGAATGCCATTGGCATCCGGGCGTTTATTATTCAGCGGGATCATCGTACGCCGACCCCGCCGATCTTCCAGATCTCACGTGCATATTCGGCGATGGTCCGGTCACTCGAGAAGTATCCTGAGCGTGCAATATTGATCAGGCTCATCCGGAGCCACGACGCCTGGTCACGGTAGGCGGATGCTACTTTTTCATGTGCCTTGGCATATGAATCGAAGTCCCGGAGTACAAAGAATTCATCATTCTCAGCAAGCAGCGAATCATAGATCGTTTCAAAATGATCCCCCGCATCGGGAAGGCTGCCATCGACGAGCTGATCGAGGATTTTCTTGATGCGCTCATCATGGTGGTAATACTCCATGGAGTAGTAACTTCCATCCTGCTGCTGTTTCATCACCTCTTCAGCCCTGAGACCGAAGATGAAGATATTCTTTTCCCCGACCTGCTCCAGGATTTCAATATTGGCTCCATCCAATGTGCCGAGCGTCACGGCGCCATTCATCATGAATTTCATATTCCCTGTCCCCGAGGCTTCTTTACTCGCTGTGGAAATCTGCTGGGAGACATCCGCTGCCGGGATGATTTCCTCTGCCAGGGATACACGGTAATTTTCAAGGAATACGACCTTGATCCTTCCTTTCACAGCCGGGTGATCGTTCACAAGATCTGCGACCGAGTGGATCAATTTGATGATCTTCTTCGCATAATAGTACCCCGGTGAAGCCTTGGCTCCGAATATAAAGGTCCGAGGCGGAATATCCGCAGCGGGGTTTTCCTGACATCTGTTGAAAAGATGGAGGATGTGGAGGATATTGAGAAGCTGCCTCTTATACGCATGAAGCCTCTTCACTTGAATATCAAAAATCGAATCAGGGTCCACCACAATTCCATTGGTCTCGAGGATGCGATCCGCCAGTCTCTTTTTGTTCAGCTGCTTCGCCTTATGAAGGTCATCCAGGAATGTCCGGTCTGCTGTAAAGGACTCAAGCTCGCTAAGCCTTGAAGGATCCTTGATCCAGGCGTCTCCTATCGCTGATTGGATGAGCGACGCCAGGGGCGGGTTGCTATTGAGCAGCCAGCGACGATGGGTGATCCCATTCGTCTTGCTGTTGAACTTCCCGGGAAAATACTGATAGAACAGGTTCATCTCCCGTTCTTTCAAGATATCGGTATGAATCTTCGCGACCCCGTTCACACTGTGGCTTCCTGCTATGGCGAGGTGGGCCATTTTCACTTCCCCGTGGGCAATGATGGCCATCCCTTCGATTCTGCCCCACTCTCCCGGGTAGGCATCCCACAGGTCACGGCAAAACCGCTCATTGATTTCATCGACAATCATATAGATCCTCGGTAAAAGAGGCTGAAAAATCCTCACTGGCCACCGTTCCAATGCTTCAGAAAGGGTCGTATGGTTCGTATAGGCGAACGTCTTCGTCGTCACACCCCAAGCTGAATCCCAGTCCAAGGCGTACTCATCGATCAGGACTCTCATCATTTCAGGTATGGCGAGTA from Rossellomorea marisflavi includes the following:
- a CDS encoding o-succinylbenzoate--CoA ligase translates to MTTEMLPNWLKQRAFLTPDRTAVSSGERSLTFRELDHAAEEAAQRLNRLLDGTKPAFIGLMIKNRIESIIAVHAVQQLGMAAVMLNHRLGAGELTFQVRDMALTHVIHDEDFAEKAGTLEVEGIGLSFLFTGDKRPYAPRDHTNLDDTCTVMYTSGTTGSPKGVLQTYGNHWWSAIGSSLNLGTSEKDVWLCAVPLFHISGFSILMRSIIYGMEVRLHASFDEDAIDLELKSGRVTIISVVTNMLQRLMGRIGEGYHENLRCVLLGGGPAPLPLLQACKNKGVPVFQSYGMTETSSQIVTLSPEYSLSKLGSAGKPLFPSQLKIKGASAPLEEGEIMVKGPNVTMGYHERPEANEKSFEDGWLFTGDIGYVDEEGFLYVLDRRSDLIISGGENVYPAEVESVLLGIPGVTEAGVIGMDDPVWGQVPCAFLVTDRPMTEEEVMKGCKAALASYKCPKRIVFVGELPRNASNKLLRRVLKENMLKGIYDEA
- the menH gene encoding 2-succinyl-6-hydroxy-2,4-cyclohexadiene-1-carboxylate synthase, with product MKVNEIDYFVNIKGEGPPVVFLHGFTGDTSSWNEVVDRLTHRFTCISIDLIGHGRTDAPEDAERYQMAHAVEDVEAILARCGIGEATFVGYSMGGRVALQLAITRPHLVSHLILESASPGLLTEEERDARRVKDEALAERILEHGMEEFVNFWEEIPLFETQKRLPATVQAEIRQGRLGQRPIGIANSLRGMGTGAQPSWWDHLSAMEIPVDLLVGELDEKFVGIAKRMKERNPRFTITSFSGYGHAIHVEEPQKFGTMIEDLLHKGGNTNGF
- the menC gene encoding o-succinylbenzoate synthase, which produces MKLKSIALSVVSMPLKKPFTTHLQTVAEREGIIIEAVDSEGITGLGECVAFSTPWYTEETVKGAYHILKDVLIPLLLKADLRHPEECGRLFSGVRGNAMAKASLEMAIWDLYARQSGQPLWAVIGGTRQEVLAGAVVPAGNMGEMVRRTSELMGEGYERIKIKVSPGKDEEIVRELRRTFPALPLMADANSAYTLDDLPRLKKLDRYGLLMIEQPLGVDDIVEHSMLQKELSTPVCLDESIVSPHDMRSAIALQACGVVNIKLGRVGGYSQALDIYHQCRDSGLSVWCGGMIEFGVSRAHNIVLSTLEGFNLPGDLSSSATYWEQDLITEPITVQHGRIPRKNGAGIGVELDQRRMKEITLHNEIIMD
- a CDS encoding SDR family oxidoreductase, which codes for MKESSSIALVTGVSRDKGIGAAICRILARDGMDIFFTHWGTYDGEDGCGKEEGFPSVFAKELEGLGVRTAHMEADLSRQDAPALILQTATQSLGLPRVLINNATYESPTDFRTMRMETLDMHYQVNNRGTIMLSVEFARRFEEVYAGAEDGRIVFMVSKGPDPHNLAYTATKGMLTAITEPLATALAPVGITVNSVDPGPTDSGWITDEIRENLLPLFPSGRIGTPEDAARLIRFLASEDSRWVTGQVLRSEGGFLGK
- a CDS encoding isochorismate synthase, with protein sequence MVTIQKTNIDQAYDAALLKAQQINHPVLFSMVEETGAMDPLSFYHAGGRVFKGERFLWKDRDQTISLIGAGSSYDISSSLKEGERFFAIEKEWKRFISDAVVVSREEWPGTGPLAFGGFRFDSANPASAEWTGFDEGTLRIPRYMITKAGEANYLTVNIVCRPDGSGPSLQHCLKEKDLLLKMASEPASQMDPGDMSAEDIRAHEWKQSVRNVVDRLKNGEMEKVVLARKTKVSFSDEVTSDYVLDNLWKQQPDSFIFSFEQEGSCFIGATPERLVKKDGEEILSTCLAGSIARGSDLEEDERLGRELLEDDKNRYEHQLVVDTIRQALSSDCERLSIPDEPQLMKLKDIQHLYTPVKGTAPSGLSILTLVEKLHPTPALGGVPRKEAMQVIREEEQMDRGLYAGPIGWMDAYGNGEYAVALRSGLLKGDHAFIYAGCGIVAHSDPDSEFKETQMKFRPMQRALGGNLI
- a CDS encoding TraR/DksA C4-type zinc finger protein, whose amino-acid sequence is MSTMMNKSNFMKDVTYMLSTKEKKQLKDELMDQKNHIQGQLDDREENPANTGDNENGGELSLYDNHPADMGSELYEREKDFALDEHSKSELNKINDALKAMDEGSYGTCKECGEEIPFERLEAIPTTLYCKDHASAQSVVDDRPAEEDILQPPVNGEFRHETGQLVRDTEDSFQEVGRFGTSETPSDFQGDHDDYSDLYEDDDETEGFTEDMESFVGTDMDGKNTKAYPSKSHEEYEDMLDENDMESTIGDIPYKERDSYVSDKKKS
- a CDS encoding DUF664 domain-containing protein, which produces MDERKFFIETVEPFGPEVGRLISMMEYTRYTTLREVEGLTLQQLDTKVEGCDNSIGMLLLHMASVEEAFQIMTFGERDLTDEEWSRLESGIDLMGIDGNEAAFYVDRLAEVRKRTLELFAGVGDEWLDRQSPFGWDHPANHYFKWFHVFEDELNHRGQIRLIVKELKKRESN
- the menD gene encoding 2-succinyl-5-enolpyruvyl-6-hydroxy-3-cyclohexene-1-carboxylic-acid synthase produces the protein MSEHQQHLTDYLAAFIDELSSNGVDEAVISPGSRSTPLALLLTHHPRINTYVNVDERSAAFFALGIAKAKRKPVILVCTSGTAAANYYPAVIEARYAKVPLLVLTADRPHELREVGAPQAIDQLDLYGKHVKWAVDMALPESGQEILRYARSAAVRGLGMSIGEPNGPVHFNFPLREPLIPDLREDLFQEGTAKRVYQGERTLAPDQADELEKILSERSRGIIICGPGMSPDGIQAVADFGRAKGFPILADPLSNMRSGKHGTDGIIDAYDTFLKAGAVGEDLKPDLIIRFGAMAVSKPLMLFLKGLEEVPQFVITRGEEWQDPTGRGTHYVYAHERHFCHRFAGESGTRDWMEKWISLNERTKNLMQDVIGEWDEGKAVKCLLETIPEQSSVFVSNSMPIRDVDTFFFSNDRSISIHANRGANGIDGVVSTALGMSTQSPSTYLLIGDLAFFHDMNGLLAGRKYGLDLTVIVMNNNGGGIFSYLPQAKEGAYFEELFGTPMDLEFSHVAAMYGADYSLVKTESDFLQALRQAEGMKGLKIIEVLADRQKNVENHRKMWEFVSREIQGGQPS
- a CDS encoding NUDIX domain-containing protein, producing MSIRNSAKALIMKEGAVLLTKNRDDEGFFYLFPGGGQEKGETLEEAVVRECQEEIGSIVRVGPLKHVREYIGKNHEHSFDAGFQQVEFYFECHLLGEEGYEPTNPDSHQVGIEWVKLDEWDGLRIYPKALGEYIKGHRSGVYVGDIN
- the menB gene encoding 1,4-dihydroxy-2-naphthoyl-CoA synthase: MAFDWVSERNYEDILYETYNGIAKITINRPEVRNAFRPKTVTELIDAFAYARDDSKVGVIVLTGAGEKAFCSGGDQRVRGHGGYVGEDEIPRLNVLDLQRLIRVIPKPVIAMVAGYAIGGGHVLHVVCDITIAADNAIFGQTGPKVGSFDAGYGAGYLARIIGHKKAKEIWFLCRQYNAQEALDMGLVNTVVPYEKLEEETVQWASEMLEKSPTALRFLKASFNADTDGLAGLQQLAGDATLLYYTTDEAKEGRDAFKEKRNPDFGQFPRFP